One segment of Manihot esculenta cultivar AM560-2 chromosome 4, M.esculenta_v8, whole genome shotgun sequence DNA contains the following:
- the LOC110608038 gene encoding uncharacterized protein LOC110608038 produces MPESTCVRDVQKLIGRVVALNRFMSKSAERCLPFHKRCTSERRRRRAKVNLLWSCDDRSALKKILHRLETSGWMLAWSVEINPYCLEYRPRTAVKAQALANFIAECFFNEEQQEQSKESSSSAEGRDGGQPPREFNWKLFMDGASNAGGSGARILLKGPEGLKVCYALRPEFIASNNMAEYETLINGMLMASEVGATDLKISSDSQLVINQITRAYQARDPIMQKYLAKVRAVEVELSKQGIAVQYQMIPREENEEVDLLSWLSEEELEQLPDEVYIQHISTLTFEKPTIVMQIEEEQN; encoded by the exons ATGCCGGAGTCGACCTGTGTGAGAGATGTGCAGAAGCTCATAGGGAGGGTGGTAGCGCTCAACCGATTTATGTCAAAGTCTGCAGAGCGGTGCCTGCCATTCCATAAGCGTTGTACTAGTgagagaagaaggaggagagcaAAAGTCAATCTTCTAT ggagttgtgatgacagatCAGCTTTAAAGAAAATTCTTCACAGACTAGAAACATCAGGTTGGATGCTCGCCTGGTCTGTCGAAATCAACCCGTACTGCCTTGAATATCGCCCTCGGACGGCCGTCAAAGCTCAGGCCCTTGCCAACTTCATAGCCGAATGCTTCTTCAATGAGGAACAACAAGAGCAAAGTAAAGAGTCGTCGAGCTCAGCTGAAGGAAGGGATGGAGGTCAGCCACCACGAGAGTTCAACTGGAAATTATTTATGGATGGGGCATCCAATGCTGGGGGCAGTGGAGCTAGAATACTGTTGAAAGGACCAGAAGGATTGAAGGTCTGCTACGCCCTGCGCCCGGAGTTCATAGCCTCCAATAACATGGCAGAGTATGAAACCCTCATAAACGGGATGCTAATGGCATCAgaagtaggggcaaccgacctcaaAATAAGcagtgactctcagctggtgatcaatcaAATAACGAGGGCATACCAAGCAAGGGATCCCATCATGCAAAAATACTTGGCCAAGGTACGAGCTGTAGAAGTTGAGCTCAGCAAACAAGGAATTGCTGTGCAATATCAAATGATACCTAGAGAGGAAAACGAAGAAGTAGACCTGCTGAGCTGGTTATCTGAGGAAGAACTAGAACAGCTCCCagatgaagtgtacatacaacacATCAGCACCCTCACCTTTGAAAAACCCACCATAGTAATGCAAATCGAAGAAGAGCAGAATtag